One genomic window of Brevundimonas vesicularis includes the following:
- a CDS encoding multidrug effflux MFS transporter, whose product MSSSLASAPVKKELGFVEFVCLIALMMALNALAIDSMLPALPHIGADLNVATDNDRQWVVTAYLLGFGGAQLFYGPLADRFGRKPVLLFGVGVYVMFSLLATLAPTFETLIMARVGQGLGSACTRVLAVSIVRDRYEGRTMARVMSFSFLVFLGVPILAPSLGQLIMLVGPWRWIFAGLGLIGVGLIVWASLRLPETLKPEDRLPIQVKRLTAAYKIALTDRTAVGYTLAMTAITGALFGFINSSQQIFADVFHAEAAFPAIFALIAGGIAVASIVNARLVVKLGSRKISHTALIGFTSIAAVHAGVAISGHESIWTFAVLQTLTMFCFGLIAGNFGSMAMETMGKIAGTAASIQGFISTIVGSLLGFAVGQQFNGTTIPMSVGFTVFGLIALGWVLFAERGRLFRAHHAPVAAKA is encoded by the coding sequence ATGTCTTCTTCCCTTGCGTCAGCGCCCGTCAAGAAGGAGCTCGGCTTCGTCGAGTTCGTCTGTCTCATCGCCCTGATGATGGCGCTGAATGCGCTGGCGATCGATTCCATGCTGCCGGCCCTGCCGCACATCGGCGCCGACCTGAACGTGGCGACCGACAACGACCGACAATGGGTGGTGACCGCCTATCTGCTGGGCTTCGGCGGGGCGCAGCTGTTCTATGGTCCGTTGGCGGACCGGTTCGGGAGAAAGCCTGTCCTGCTGTTCGGCGTCGGCGTCTATGTGATGTTCAGCCTGCTGGCGACCCTTGCGCCGACCTTCGAGACGCTGATCATGGCCCGCGTCGGCCAGGGTCTGGGCAGCGCCTGCACCCGCGTGCTGGCCGTCTCGATCGTGCGCGATCGGTATGAGGGGCGCACCATGGCGCGGGTCATGTCGTTCAGCTTCCTGGTGTTCCTGGGCGTGCCGATCCTGGCGCCGTCGCTGGGACAATTGATCATGCTGGTGGGACCGTGGCGCTGGATCTTCGCCGGGCTGGGCCTGATCGGGGTCGGCCTGATCGTCTGGGCGTCGTTGCGACTGCCCGAGACGCTGAAGCCCGAGGATCGACTGCCGATCCAGGTGAAGCGGCTGACCGCAGCCTACAAGATCGCCCTGACCGACCGCACGGCCGTCGGCTACACCCTGGCCATGACGGCGATCACCGGAGCCCTGTTCGGCTTCATCAACTCGTCGCAGCAGATCTTCGCCGACGTCTTTCACGCCGAGGCGGCGTTCCCGGCCATCTTCGCCCTGATCGCGGGCGGCATCGCCGTGGCCTCGATCGTCAATGCGCGGCTGGTGGTGAAACTGGGTTCGCGCAAGATTTCGCACACCGCCTTGATCGGCTTCACCAGCATCGCGGCCGTCCATGCGGGGGTGGCGATCAGCGGTCATGAATCGATCTGGACCTTTGCGGTGCTGCAGACCCTGACCATGTTCTGTTTTGGCCTGATCGCGGGCAATTTTGGATCGATGGCGATGGAGACGATGGGCAAGATCGCGGGCACGGCCGCCTCGATCCAGGGGTTCATCTCCACCATCGTCGGCTCGCTGCTGGGCTTTGCGGTGGGCCAACAGTTCAACGGCACGACCATTCCGATGTCGGTCGGCTTCACCGTCTTCGGCCTGATCGC
- a CDS encoding AMP nucleosidase gives MTKQMTAQAALDRLETLYTQSVTNLRDAVRDFVNTGARPDPVKRAEGVFAYPELRIRWDGDRPQDLEPRAYARLSRQGSYSTTVTRPDLFRPYLTEQLGLLEQEYNATFEVGVSRQEIPFPYVTDGLEVALDRSMTAALARWFPTTDLAHIGDEIADGLFEMGGDFPLSHFDGLRTDFSLARLKHYTGTPVDDVQSYVLFTNYNRYVDEFVRWAIEQLRTPGSPYQTLSCAGGVVITRDTPNPEAAISDTAWKKHQMPAYHLTAPGHKGVTLVNIGVGPSNAKTITDHLAVTRPHVWLMIGHCGGLRASQTIGDYVLAHAYLRDDHVLDAVLPPDIPIPSIAEVQRALYDATKSVSGMPGDEVKLRLRTGTVVTTDDRNWELRYSKSALRFNQSRAVAIDMESATIAAQGYRFRVPYGTLLCVSDKPLHGEIKLPGQANRFYEGSISEHLQIGIQAVDLMRSEGSKLHSRKLRAFDEPPFR, from the coding sequence ATGACAAAACAGATGACAGCACAGGCGGCGCTGGACCGCCTCGAAACCCTCTACACCCAATCCGTGACCAATCTGCGCGACGCCGTGCGGGATTTCGTCAACACCGGCGCGCGGCCCGATCCGGTCAAACGCGCCGAAGGGGTGTTCGCCTATCCCGAACTTCGCATCCGCTGGGACGGGGATCGTCCCCAGGACCTGGAGCCGCGCGCCTACGCCCGGCTGTCGAGACAGGGCAGCTATTCCACCACGGTCACGCGGCCCGACCTGTTTCGCCCCTATCTGACCGAACAGCTGGGCCTGCTGGAGCAGGAATATAATGCGACCTTCGAGGTCGGCGTGTCGCGCCAGGAAATCCCCTTCCCCTATGTGACCGACGGGCTGGAGGTCGCGCTGGACCGGTCGATGACGGCGGCCCTGGCGCGCTGGTTCCCGACGACGGACCTGGCCCATATCGGCGACGAGATCGCGGACGGCCTGTTCGAAATGGGCGGCGACTTCCCCCTGTCGCACTTCGACGGCCTGCGCACCGACTTCTCGCTGGCGCGGTTGAAACACTACACCGGAACGCCGGTGGACGACGTTCAGTCCTATGTCCTGTTCACCAACTACAATCGCTACGTCGACGAGTTCGTGCGTTGGGCCATCGAGCAGCTTCGGACGCCCGGCTCGCCGTATCAGACCCTGTCCTGCGCCGGCGGCGTGGTGATCACGCGCGACACGCCCAACCCCGAGGCGGCGATCAGCGACACGGCGTGGAAGAAGCACCAGATGCCGGCCTATCACCTGACCGCGCCGGGCCATAAGGGCGTGACCCTGGTCAACATCGGCGTCGGCCCGTCCAACGCCAAGACAATCACGGATCACCTGGCCGTCACCCGTCCGCACGTCTGGCTGATGATTGGCCACTGCGGGGGCCTGCGCGCCAGCCAGACCATCGGCGACTATGTGCTGGCCCACGCCTATCTGCGCGACGATCACGTGCTGGACGCTGTGTTGCCGCCCGACATTCCGATCCCGTCGATCGCCGAGGTCCAGCGCGCCCTGTACGACGCCACCAAGTCGGTCAGCGGCATGCCGGGCGACGAGGTCAAGCTGCGCCTGCGCACCGGCACGGTCGTCACCACCGACGACCGGAACTGGGAGCTGCGCTATTCCAAGTCGGCGCTGCGCTTCAACCAGTCCAGAGCCGTCGCCATCGACATGGAAAGCGCCACCATCGCGGCCCAGGGCTATCGCTTCCGCGTGCCCTACGGGACGCTGCTTTGCGTGTCGGACAAGCCGCTGCACGGCGAGATCAAACTGCCGGGTCAGGCCAACCGCTTCTACGAAGGCTCGATCTCCGAACACTTGCAGATCGGCATTCAGGCGGTCGACCTGATGCGCAGCGAGGGCTCCAAGCTGCACTCGCGCAAACTGCGCGCCTTCGACGAGCCGCCGTTCCGTTGA
- a CDS encoding metallophosphoesterase family protein, with product MGRVLQFSDVHFGCEHKRACAAALEYAHATPNDLVLITGDITQKGFPDEFKAAGQWMRAMPEPRFVIVGNHDVPYWDAVARVFHPWRAFETETGFPAHDGQFRSDTVMVRGVVTARGWQARPNWSKGVIDLDQTRRAAEALRQAPIGALRILACHHPLIEMVGTPMTGDVKRGDEAALIFAEAGVDLIMTGHVHVPFAMPIPLADRCSYAVGCGTLSHRERGAPPGFNQIDWDAKTITVTALAWDGTSYRSHQVWRLPRRQDTRKANTAPSPVEPGELEKAAV from the coding sequence ATGGGACGCGTTCTTCAGTTTTCCGACGTTCACTTCGGCTGCGAGCACAAGCGCGCCTGCGCCGCCGCTCTGGAATACGCCCACGCGACGCCCAACGATCTGGTGCTGATCACGGGCGACATCACGCAAAAGGGTTTCCCCGACGAGTTCAAGGCTGCGGGCCAATGGATGCGGGCCATGCCCGAGCCGCGCTTCGTCATCGTGGGCAATCATGACGTGCCCTATTGGGACGCCGTCGCGCGAGTCTTCCATCCCTGGCGCGCCTTCGAGACCGAGACCGGCTTTCCCGCCCACGACGGCCAGTTCCGCAGCGACACGGTCATGGTGCGCGGCGTCGTCACCGCGCGCGGCTGGCAGGCGCGGCCCAACTGGTCGAAGGGCGTCATCGACCTGGACCAGACGCGGCGTGCGGCCGAGGCCCTGCGTCAGGCGCCCATCGGCGCGCTGCGGATCCTGGCCTGCCACCATCCGCTGATCGAGATGGTCGGCACGCCGATGACCGGCGATGTCAAGCGTGGCGACGAGGCGGCCCTGATCTTCGCCGAGGCGGGCGTCGATCTGATCATGACCGGCCACGTCCATGTGCCGTTCGCCATGCCGATCCCTCTGGCGGATCGATGCTCCTACGCCGTCGGCTGCGGGACGCTGTCGCATCGCGAACGCGGCGCGCCACCCGGCTTCAACCAGATCGACTGGGACGCCAAGACCATCACCGTGACGGCCCTGGCCTGGGATGGAACCAGCTATCGCTCGCACCAGGTCTGGCGCCTGCCGCGCCGTCAGGACACCCGCAAGGCGAACACCGCGCCCAGCCCGGTCGAGCCCGGCGAACTAGAGAAGGCGGCGGTCTGA
- a CDS encoding diacylglycerol/lipid kinase family protein, whose translation MTDVAQPSSDTDDQPALTPHAQIRHAVMLVNPLSGSVGPRAAGEAEALLGQYDLKAEVVSFEGGNFDQIIADAFAAKPDVIFVLAGDGTARSVASKAKPDGPMIAPLPGGTMNMLPKALYGTADWKLALKRALEEGEPQAVSGGEVEGEYFYCAAILGSPALWAPAREAMRTGKIKLAWQYGRRALKRAFSGRLRFALDGGEKRRTEALVLISPMISKAMEDPIGLEAAAMDPSDATQAFRLAATALFSDWRHDPAVSTRPAKRIEVRARSKIPAVIDGEPLLLKPEAVIRFVPKAFKALAPKPPSAEDSI comes from the coding sequence ATGACCGATGTCGCCCAACCCTCCTCCGACACAGACGACCAGCCTGCGTTGACGCCCCACGCGCAGATTCGGCACGCCGTGATGCTGGTCAATCCGCTGTCAGGCAGCGTCGGTCCACGCGCCGCCGGCGAGGCCGAAGCCCTGTTGGGGCAGTATGATCTCAAGGCCGAGGTCGTGTCGTTCGAAGGGGGCAACTTCGACCAGATCATCGCCGACGCCTTCGCCGCCAAGCCGGACGTGATCTTCGTTCTGGCCGGCGACGGCACGGCGCGCTCGGTGGCGTCGAAGGCCAAGCCGGACGGTCCGATGATCGCGCCCCTGCCCGGCGGTACGATGAACATGCTGCCCAAGGCGCTGTATGGCACCGCCGACTGGAAGCTGGCGCTGAAGCGGGCGTTGGAGGAGGGCGAGCCTCAGGCCGTTTCGGGCGGCGAGGTAGAGGGCGAATATTTTTACTGCGCGGCCATTCTAGGTTCGCCCGCCCTGTGGGCCCCGGCGCGCGAGGCGATGCGGACCGGCAAGATCAAGCTGGCCTGGCAATACGGCCGTCGCGCGCTGAAGCGGGCGTTTTCGGGTCGCCTGCGCTTCGCCCTGGACGGCGGAGAAAAACGCCGCACCGAGGCGCTGGTGCTGATCAGCCCAATGATCTCCAAGGCGATGGAGGACCCCATCGGACTGGAAGCGGCCGCCATGGACCCCAGCGATGCGACCCAGGCCTTCCGCCTGGCCGCGACCGCCCTGTTCAGCGATTGGCGCCACGATCCGGCCGTCTCGACCCGCCCGGCGAAACGGATCGAGGTGCGCGCGCGCTCCAAGATTCCGGCGGTCATCGACGGCGAGCCGCTGCTGTTGAAGCCGGAGGCCGTGATCCGCTTCGTGCCCAAAGCCTTCAAGGCGCTGGCGCCCAAACCGCCGTCGGCCGAGGACAGCATCTGA
- a CDS encoding glycine zipper domain-containing protein: protein MKKAIIAIAGAGLLASACASDPYGYNNGSNETVRQGAIGAGLGAVAGAIIGNNVGGGNAATGALIGGALGGTAGAIRGSNQDRNNQQRYRDSQGRYYYCYDNRQDECYWDNGTRRY from the coding sequence ATGAAAAAGGCGATTATCGCGATTGCCGGCGCCGGCCTGCTGGCTTCGGCCTGCGCCAGCGACCCGTACGGCTATAACAACGGCTCGAACGAAACCGTCCGCCAGGGCGCCATCGGCGCCGGCCTGGGCGCCGTCGCCGGCGCCATCATCGGCAACAACGTCGGCGGCGGCAACGCTGCGACCGGCGCCCTGATCGGCGGCGCCCTGGGCGGCACCGCCGGCGCCATCCGCGGCTCGAACCAGGACCGCAACAACCAGCAGCGTTATCGCGACAGCCAAGGTCGCTACTACTACTGCTACGACAACCGTCAGGACGAGTGCTACTGGGACAACGGTACGCGCCGTTATTGA
- a CDS encoding OmpA family protein, which produces MKRLMGLAVAAVGVLAACAPMPKREALVVGESLCAPGRFDIYFLENQARLTEPAAMVLKAAASKAKDCDVRKVRVVGLADATGTPEANLNLSQRRARTVVEALTQAGMPAPIFELNAAGDAGATTAAGNDEPLRRRAEVIYEAYPR; this is translated from the coding sequence ATGAAGCGATTGATGGGTCTGGCTGTGGCGGCCGTGGGTGTGCTGGCGGCGTGCGCGCCGATGCCCAAGCGCGAGGCGCTGGTGGTGGGCGAATCGCTGTGCGCGCCGGGGCGTTTCGATATCTACTTCCTGGAGAATCAGGCGCGACTGACCGAGCCGGCGGCGATGGTGCTGAAGGCGGCGGCGAGCAAGGCGAAGGATTGCGACGTGCGCAAGGTGCGCGTGGTTGGCCTGGCCGACGCCACGGGAACGCCCGAAGCCAATCTGAACCTGTCGCAGCGGCGCGCCCGCACGGTGGTCGAGGCGCTGACCCAGGCGGGCATGCCCGCGCCGATCTTCGAGCTGAACGCCGCAGGCGATGCGGGCGCCACAACGGCAGCCGGCAATGACGAACCGCTGCGTCGCCGCGCGGAAGTGATCTACGAGGCCTATCCGCGCTGA
- a CDS encoding protein-disulfide reductase DsbD family protein, which produces MRLFALLLGLLFSLTGVSATVAQPVQSQPTGVVAFGPQRTERIEAELVPMSQWVAPGSTTVVAVRQKIAPGWHTYWRNPGDSGGATSLIWTLPAGVTADPILWPLPSRQRLMSLMNYGYSGAVLLPVPIHVPPTARPGEVLTLTTDAMFLVCSDQMCVPEPMTLSLALPVREGAAPLAKPWGEEIERLVETAPRPAGIEARVTRQGGQLILTATGGPLIGADIGQVYFYPFDGGRIDHAGAQSGQRGPNGLTLTLVPGKDATQTALSGVLATDKGAWEITAEPGAPLAGAQGGGALTPLDETTAPPAKTGAWVFLQALGLALLGGLVLNLMPCVFPVLAMKAASLSAAAHDPARARRDGLAFTAGVLVSFLVLAGVLLALRAAGQAIGWGFQLQSPGVVAALALVMLLVGLNLSGVFHVGAGLQNAGSGPLSRLPGSAGAFFTGVLAVVVAAPCTAPFMAAALGAALVLSWPMALAVFLMLGLGLALPYLAVSLSPGLLSRLPRPGVWMERLKGLLAFPMYGAALWLLWVFTRQGGVDALGLLLTAALLLALAAWLLGLAQAARQRDERPILTPICAAVVGVLALGLAGIAAGAARDADATPQGDSGPLAAQPWSAAAVNAATASGRPVLVNLTADWCVTCKINERAALSSPRVAEAMREANAAYLVGDWTRRDDAITRELQAHGRSGVPLYLLYRPGRAEPETLPQLLTEGVVVDALKD; this is translated from the coding sequence TTGCGCCTCTTCGCTCTTCTCCTCGGCCTGCTGTTCAGTTTGACGGGCGTTTCGGCGACCGTCGCCCAGCCGGTGCAGAGCCAGCCCACGGGCGTCGTCGCCTTCGGACCGCAGCGGACCGAGCGGATCGAGGCCGAACTGGTCCCGATGTCGCAATGGGTCGCGCCCGGTTCGACGACCGTGGTGGCGGTCCGCCAGAAGATCGCGCCCGGCTGGCACACCTATTGGCGCAATCCCGGCGACAGCGGTGGTGCGACCAGCCTGATCTGGACCCTGCCCGCCGGGGTGACCGCCGATCCGATCCTGTGGCCCCTGCCCAGCCGCCAGCGGCTGATGAGCCTGATGAACTATGGCTATTCGGGCGCGGTGCTCTTGCCCGTGCCGATCCATGTGCCGCCGACGGCGCGGCCGGGCGAGGTGCTGACCCTGACGACGGACGCGATGTTTCTGGTGTGCAGCGACCAGATGTGCGTGCCCGAGCCGATGACCCTGTCACTGGCCCTGCCGGTGCGCGAGGGCGCAGCGCCGCTGGCCAAACCCTGGGGTGAGGAGATCGAGCGGCTGGTCGAGACCGCGCCGCGCCCGGCCGGGATCGAGGCGCGCGTCACGCGTCAGGGCGGCCAGCTGATCCTGACCGCGACCGGTGGGCCGCTGATTGGGGCCGATATCGGTCAGGTCTATTTCTATCCTTTCGACGGCGGGCGGATCGACCATGCGGGGGCCCAGTCGGGTCAGCGGGGGCCCAACGGCCTGACGCTGACGCTAGTACCCGGCAAGGATGCCACGCAGACGGCGCTGAGCGGGGTCCTGGCGACCGACAAGGGCGCGTGGGAGATCACGGCGGAGCCGGGCGCGCCTCTGGCAGGCGCCCAAGGCGGCGGGGCGCTGACGCCGCTGGACGAAACCACGGCGCCCCCGGCGAAGACCGGCGCTTGGGTCTTCCTTCAGGCGCTGGGCCTGGCGCTGCTGGGCGGGCTGGTGCTGAACCTGATGCCGTGCGTCTTCCCGGTTCTGGCGATGAAGGCGGCGTCGCTGTCGGCGGCGGCGCATGATCCGGCGCGGGCGCGGCGCGACGGCCTGGCCTTCACCGCCGGGGTGCTGGTCAGTTTTCTGGTTCTGGCCGGCGTTCTGCTGGCGCTGAGGGCGGCGGGTCAGGCGATCGGCTGGGGGTTCCAGCTCCAGTCGCCGGGCGTGGTCGCCGCCCTGGCCCTGGTCATGCTGCTGGTTGGCCTGAACCTGTCTGGCGTCTTCCATGTGGGCGCCGGATTGCAGAACGCGGGGTCCGGCCCCCTGTCGCGCCTGCCCGGATCGGCGGGCGCCTTCTTCACCGGCGTTCTGGCCGTGGTCGTTGCCGCGCCCTGCACCGCGCCCTTCATGGCCGCAGCGCTCGGCGCGGCCCTGGTCCTGTCCTGGCCGATGGCGCTGGCCGTGTTCCTGATGCTGGGGCTGGGTCTGGCCCTGCCCTATCTGGCGGTCAGCCTGTCGCCCGGCCTGCTGTCGCGCCTGCCGCGCCCGGGCGTCTGGATGGAGCGGCTGAAGGGTCTGCTGGCCTTTCCCATGTATGGGGCGGCGCTGTGGCTGTTGTGGGTGTTCACGCGACAGGGCGGCGTCGACGCCCTGGGCCTGCTGCTGACGGCGGCGCTGCTGCTGGCCCTGGCGGCCTGGCTGCTGGGTCTGGCGCAAGCGGCGCGCCAGCGTGATGAACGGCCGATCCTGACCCCGATCTGCGCGGCCGTCGTCGGCGTTCTGGCGCTGGGCCTGGCAGGCATCGCGGCCGGTGCAGCGCGGGATGCGGACGCCACGCCCCAAGGCGACAGCGGCCCGCTGGCGGCCCAGCCCTGGTCTGCGGCGGCGGTGAATGCAGCGACCGCGTCGGGACGCCCCGTGCTGGTCAATCTGACCGCCGACTGGTGCGTGACGTGCAAGATCAACGAACGCGCGGCCCTGTCTTCGCCCCGTGTCGCCGAGGCCATGCGCGAGGCGAACGCCGCCTATCTGGTTGGCGACTGGACCCGGCGCGACGACGCCATCACCCGCGAGCTTCAGGCGCATGGGCGCTCGGGCGTGCCGCTGTATCTGTTGTATCGACCGGGTCGGGCCGAGCCGGAAACCCTGCCGCAGCTGTTGACCGAGGGCGTGGTCGTGGATGCGCTGAAGGATTGA
- a CDS encoding alpha/beta fold hydrolase produces MIRLFASLLATLFILAPVGVQAQGQAQSQTPAFSSSRIIVETRGRGPDIIFIPGLGSTGSAWRSTADRLDDRYRVHLVTLRGFGETQIGGNVSGGLAGPAASEIERYIREQRIDRPAVIGHSLGGQIALRVAADMGQGAGGDRIGRVMVVDSSPFFPSLIDARTTSDQVEPLARLGYQALLLFGDQALKSQVAAFGVDMGLAGDMVFQGLGLQGGDRRVLAQGLYEALTVDLRPRLSQITAPVTVVYGWTRDPDAPRNRLEGLYRYGFEGLPRTARFERIEGAEHQVMIEQPQRFLAAVQRFLS; encoded by the coding sequence ATGATCCGCCTTTTCGCCTCGCTCCTTGCGACCCTGTTCATCCTCGCCCCGGTCGGCGTGCAAGCCCAGGGCCAGGCCCAATCTCAAACTCCGGCCTTCAGCTCCAGCCGCATAATCGTCGAGACGCGCGGGCGGGGGCCGGACATCATCTTCATCCCCGGCCTGGGCTCGACCGGCTCGGCCTGGCGATCGACGGCGGATCGGCTCGATGACCGCTATCGGGTGCATCTCGTCACCCTGCGCGGCTTTGGCGAGACCCAGATCGGCGGCAATGTCAGCGGCGGTCTTGCCGGCCCCGCCGCCAGCGAGATCGAACGCTACATCCGCGAGCAGCGCATCGACCGTCCCGCCGTGATCGGCCATTCGCTGGGCGGCCAGATCGCTCTGCGCGTCGCCGCCGACATGGGACAGGGGGCGGGGGGCGACCGAATCGGGCGCGTCATGGTGGTCGATTCCTCGCCCTTCTTCCCGTCCCTGATCGACGCGCGCACCACATCCGATCAGGTCGAGCCCCTGGCCCGGCTGGGCTATCAGGCCCTGCTCCTGTTCGGCGATCAGGCGCTGAAGTCCCAGGTCGCGGCCTTTGGCGTGGACATGGGTCTGGCCGGCGACATGGTATTCCAGGGGCTGGGACTTCAGGGCGGCGACCGGCGCGTCCTGGCCCAAGGCCTGTATGAGGCCCTGACCGTCGATCTGCGGCCCCGCCTGTCGCAGATCACCGCCCCGGTCACTGTCGTCTATGGCTGGACCCGCGATCCCGACGCGCCTCGCAACCGGCTGGAGGGCCTGTATCGCTACGGCTTCGAAGGCTTGCCGCGCACGGCCCGGTTCGAGCGGATCGAAGGCGCCGAGCACCAGGTGATGATCGAACAGCCGCAGCGGTTCCTGGCGGCGGTGCAGCGGTTCCTGAGCTGA
- a CDS encoding enoyl-CoA hydratase-related protein translates to MADAYSNLLIERHADGYAVVTLNRPEALNALNAALFKDLADFLDSVEQDDSVRCLILTGSGEKAFAAGADIKEMADQTYAQMYTGNYFALGHDRITRFRKPIIAAVNGFALGGGCELAMLCDFIVASDKAKFGQPEINLGVAPGIGGSQRLTRLVGKSKAMDMVLTARMMDATEALASGLASRVFPHDTLLEEARQIAAKIASQSLLAVMANKEMVNAALETTLTQGVQFERRLFHSLFAFEDQKEGMSAFVEKRKPEFKGR, encoded by the coding sequence ATGGCCGACGCCTATTCCAACCTGCTGATCGAACGCCACGCCGACGGCTATGCGGTGGTGACCCTGAACCGGCCCGAGGCGCTGAACGCCCTGAACGCGGCCCTGTTCAAGGATCTGGCCGACTTCCTCGACAGCGTCGAACAGGACGACAGCGTGCGCTGCCTGATCCTGACCGGCTCGGGCGAAAAGGCCTTCGCCGCCGGCGCCGACATCAAGGAGATGGCGGACCAGACCTATGCCCAGATGTACACGGGCAACTATTTCGCGCTCGGCCACGACCGCATCACCCGGTTCAGAAAGCCGATCATCGCCGCGGTCAACGGCTTCGCCCTGGGCGGCGGCTGCGAACTGGCCATGCTGTGCGATTTCATCGTCGCCTCGGACAAGGCGAAGTTCGGCCAGCCCGAGATCAACCTGGGCGTCGCGCCGGGCATCGGCGGCTCGCAGCGCCTGACCCGTCTGGTGGGCAAGTCGAAGGCCATGGACATGGTCCTGACCGCCCGGATGATGGATGCGACGGAGGCCTTGGCGTCCGGCCTGGCCTCGCGCGTCTTCCCGCACGACACCCTGCTGGAGGAAGCCCGCCAGATCGCCGCCAAGATCGCCTCGCAAAGCCTGCTGGCGGTCATGGCCAACAAGGAGATGGTCAACGCCGCGCTGGAGACGACCCTGACCCAAGGCGTCCAGTTCGAACGCCGCCTGTTCCACTCCCTGTTCGCCTTCGAGGACCAGAAGGAAGGCATGTCCGCCTTCGTCGAAAAGCGCAAACCCGAGTTCAAGGGGCGATAG
- the mutM gene encoding bifunctional DNA-formamidopyrimidine glycosylase/DNA-(apurinic or apyrimidinic site) lyase, whose translation MPELPEVETVRRGLTPVLEGARLSRVRINRPDLRFPFPERFVERLEGATVLRIDRRAKYLLMPLSTGETWITHLGMTGRFTLDGTLLGEFEEAAPIAGKHEHFSGCAIRDGAATRIGYADARRFGFMGLISSDQVETHPWFAGLGPEPLGNGFSGAHLVDAFAGKKQNIKVSLLDQRIVAGPGNIYVCEALYRARISPLVAAGSVSKSRLERLATEVRNVLNDAIAAGGSTLRDFANAEGGQGYFQHRFDVYGREGEPCRGETCTGVVARIVQGGRSTFYCPSCQKR comes from the coding sequence ATGCCCGAACTTCCCGAGGTCGAAACCGTCCGACGCGGCCTGACGCCGGTTCTGGAGGGCGCGCGGCTGTCGCGGGTCCGGATCAACCGGCCCGACCTGCGATTTCCCTTCCCCGAGCGCTTCGTCGAACGGCTGGAGGGGGCGACGGTCCTGCGGATCGACCGGCGGGCCAAATATCTGCTGATGCCGTTGTCCACCGGCGAGACCTGGATCACCCACCTGGGCATGACCGGCCGCTTCACCCTGGACGGAACCCTGCTGGGCGAGTTCGAGGAGGCTGCGCCCATCGCCGGCAAGCACGAACATTTCAGCGGCTGCGCCATTCGCGATGGGGCGGCGACCCGCATCGGATACGCCGACGCGCGCCGGTTCGGCTTCATGGGCCTGATCTCCAGCGATCAGGTCGAGACCCATCCCTGGTTCGCCGGCCTGGGGCCAGAGCCGCTGGGCAACGGCTTTTCCGGCGCCCATCTGGTCGATGCCTTCGCCGGCAAGAAGCAGAACATCAAGGTCAGTCTGCTGGACCAGCGGATCGTCGCCGGCCCGGGCAATATCTATGTGTGCGAGGCCCTGTACCGCGCCCGCATCTCGCCCCTGGTCGCCGCTGGATCGGTGTCGAAGTCGCGGCTGGAGCGTCTGGCGACCGAGGTCCGCAACGTCCTGAACGACGCCATAGCGGCGGGCGGCTCGACCCTGCGCGACTTCGCCAACGCCGAGGGCGGCCAGGGCTATTTCCAGCACCGGTTCGACGTCTATGGCCGCGAAGGCGAGCCTTGCCGAGGCGAGACATGCACCGGCGTCGTCGCTCGCATCGTCCAGGGCGGCCGTTCCACCTTCTACTGCCCCTCCTGCCAGAAGCGATAA